The Embleya scabrispora genome contains the following window.
ACGTCCATTCCCGTCGCCGGCGCAGCAGTTGGGCTCTGTGGTCGATCCACAGGGTGGTGCGCGAGGTGTAGGTGACCCCGGCGCGCACGACGGTGTCGGTACGGGGTTCGGTTTCGGGGCGGGCACCCTCGGCGCCCTGCAGAAAATAGGCGCCGTTGCGCAGCTCGGCGACGAACAGGCCGCCGGGCACGAGGTGTTGCCGACACCGGTCGAGGAACGCCGCGAGGTCGGTGTTCTCGTGGCAGTACAGGAGCGCGCTGTCCAGGCAGACCACGGCGTCGAAGACGCGGCCGAGGTCGAAGTCGCGCATGTCGGCGAGGCGGTAGTCCGGGCCGGGGTGGTGGGTGCGGGCGTGGCGCACCATCGCCGCCGAGGTGTCGATGCCGATCACCTCGCGGCCGGCGTGCGCCTGCAACCAGGCCGCGTCGCGTCCGGTGCCGCACCCCACGTCCAGCACGCGCGGCCCGGCGCCGTGGCGCCGCAGGGTCGCGTCGGTCCACCGGGCGGCGAGCCGGCCGGGGTCGGGGAAGCGGCGTTCGTAGAGTTCGGGGGTATCGGTCAGGAGGTTGCGGGTATTCACGTCGGTTCGCTCTCGGCTTCGTACTGGTCGCGGATGCTCATCGGGGCGGGTTCTCGGCCGCGCGGCGGTCGGCCCCGGGGTGGTCGGGGGTACGCGGCGCCGCGGCCGGCTCGGCGGCGGCGGTTCCGGGCGGGATCGGCGGCAGCGTCCCGCCCCGGCGCAGCCATCCCATCGCCGAGGCCGACACCAGGCCGAGGAGCGCGCAGCAGGCCCACGGCAACCACGCCCGGCCGCTGTCCGAACCGGTGTCCATCGCCCAGCCGATCCCGGCGTTCCCGGCCGCCGCGGCGATGCCGGACGCCGCGTAGAACAACCCGAAGCAGGTGCCGGTCAAGCGGTCCGGGCCGAAGGCGGGAACCAGTTCGAGCACGAACGGCTGGGCGATCATCACGCCCAGATGCAGCAGCAGGGCGGCGACGATCAGCGGCACCATCCGCACCACCGCGTCCAAGGTCCCGTCCGGGCCGGCGCCGCCGGCGACCACCATCGGCGGCAGAAAGGCCAGGCCCGTCACGACCGTTCCGATCGTGATCCACCGCGTCCGGTCGCCGCGGGTCTGGAGGAGGCGGGTGATCCGCAGTTGCAGCAGCAGGTTGGCGACCGTCCCGGTGAGGAACAGCAGCCCGACCGCGGCCTCCTGGCCGGTCGCGTGCCGAACCCCGTCCGGGAGCAGCAGATACAGCTGCGTTTCCAGGCCGTACAGCCCGGCCATCGCGATCGAGAACGCCACGAAGGCGCGGTTGCCCACGACTTCGCGCCAGTCGGCGATCACCGACCGCTCCGGCGCGGGCACCGGACGCGCCGGCAGGACGAGCGCCTGGGCGATCGTCAGCGCCGCGAACAGCACGGCCGCGGTCAGTGCGGCGGCGGTGAAGTCGACCAGGAGCAGCAGGCTGCCGAGCAGCGGGCCGAGCAGGGCGCCGGTGGTGGCGAAGACGTTGAACAGGGCGAACGCCTCGGCCCGGCGCGGTCCCGCCTCACGGGCGAGGTAGGTGCGCACCGCCGGGTTGAACAGCGCGCCGGCCAGTCCGCTGAGCAGCGCGGCGGCCAGCAGTACCGGCAGTCCGTCGCCCAGCGCGAAGAGCCCGAACCCCACGGTGCGCAGCGCACATCCGGCGATGATCACGCCGCGCGCGCCGAGCCGGTCGGCGGCGGATCCGCCGAGGATGA
Protein-coding sequences here:
- a CDS encoding class I SAM-dependent methyltransferase, giving the protein MNTRNLLTDTPELYERRFPDPGRLAARWTDATLRRHGAGPRVLDVGCGTGRDAAWLQAHAGREVIGIDTSAAMVRHARTHHPGPDYRLADMRDFDLGRVFDAVVCLDSALLYCHENTDLAAFLDRCRQHLVPGGLFVAELRNGAYFLQGAEGARPETEPRTDTVVRAGVTYTSRTTLWIDHRAQLLRRRREWTSNDGVPARVQLSAWRLLFPRELGYFLDVAGFDVLDLHDRPGPRTDPPWTEGAPSATTGHGDRMHVVARRR
- a CDS encoding MFS transporter, with product MRTLRAVREFPLAVRLLLVNQLGVNTGFYLLIPYLATHLTDDLGMSAAVVGIVLGVRNLAQQGLFILGGSAADRLGARGVIIAGCALRTVGFGLFALGDGLPVLLAAALLSGLAGALFNPAVRTYLAREAGPRRAEAFALFNVFATTGALLGPLLGSLLLLVDFTAAALTAAVLFAALTIAQALVLPARPVPAPERSVIADWREVVGNRAFVAFSIAMAGLYGLETQLYLLLPDGVRHATGQEAAVGLLFLTGTVANLLLQLRITRLLQTRGDRTRWITIGTVVTGLAFLPPMVVAGGAGPDGTLDAVVRMVPLIVAALLLHLGVMIAQPFVLELVPAFGPDRLTGTCFGLFYAASGIAAAAGNAGIGWAMDTGSDSGRAWLPWACCALLGLVSASAMGWLRRGGTLPPIPPGTAAAEPAAAPRTPDHPGADRRAAENPPR